CTTGatactttaataataagatatttataatatatctcgTTGTTTCTATACTTTCAAAAATGATAGATTGAAATATTCAACTTATCTAATGTTTTAGGGCTTTAACGAGTTTCAGAAACTTTTGTTTTTGCTAAAAATAGCGTTGATACGACATATTATCTATTTCATCTAAAACGTGTCAACATCTTTGGAAGGGCCACTTAGCTCATCCACGCTATTCTGACAATGCTCTTCAAATCAATGGTAATTGCAAATTACTTAAGAACTTTACACCTTCTTAATATCAGCATGATTATTGGTCACTCTCTACCaggaaacaaatataaatattaataaataattattaggaaATTGGATAGACATCTATTTTAATCGCTCTAAATATCCAAAATCCTCTAAATTATTCAATTGTGTACATTCCTTACCATCATCTTATGCACATTACCAATGTACGAGTAGTTTTAGCTTGAACACTCATTTACAACGTTTACGTCTTATATTccaaacaaaattgttttaatgtgaTTCGTTTTGTGCAGGAGGTAGAAACTGACCAGTTTTACAATTTCTTCCTGCCTGAGCTGAAGCAGGATGGGTACGATGGGATCTTCTCGCCCAAGTCTCGCGCCAAGACCATGTCCGAGTCGGAGAGGAAATACGTCGACGGATGCGCTATATTCTTTAGATCTGCTaagtatgtttatatatttgtaaatggaATGTAATGCTATGTTTAAACTTCCAGCTGtttattgcgcaagaacttttAGATGCGTTTACACAAGCGACAAAGTTTCAATAATTCTATTCAAGTGTGACGCGCCGCAAGTACTGCATGCTTCAAAATTTTCAGAAGTCAGATTGCTGCGACTAATAAAAATAGCTAAGAAAACTTCTAAAAGTTTTGTCGCCAATCAATACCCCGTTTAAAAATGCGAACCAATTGAATTCGTCGGCATACAGATGACGAATCGTTTGCAAAAAAAACGATCACGATTAAAGAGTCAATAAAGACATAAACAAACTAAGATAACATAAATGACAtcgcaaaaataaacaaactcttgatgatgccataaaaaataaaactcgcAATGCATAAAACGACGAGTGCAAAGACCCAGGAGATATACTCGTACGAGTGACGTGTAAAACGCTGCTCAGTGTTCACGTCTATGAAATGCATCATGACTACGAATCTGTTGTTTTAACGAATATATTTCTTTCGAATACTGCGATCGAGTCGCGctgataaaaatgtttgaattgtTCGCAGGTTCGCCTTAGTAAAGGAGCACCTTATAGAGTTCAACCAACTAGCAATGGCCAATAGTGAGGGATCTGATAATATGTTAAATCGCGTCATGCCTAAGGACAATATAGGATTGGCCGCCTTACTGAAGACCAAGGAAGCCGCCTGGGAGAACGGTGAGGGCCTTTTTAATGTTACACAAGCTGACACCAGATAACCGCCGACGGTCATTAGCAAACAAAAGGACATGCAATTTTATTACTTGCAGTGAATCGTTCAAATATGGACTTAGATGGTTGAATAAAGTTaagaaaaagatttaaaaacatgAATGTGCAGATATAAATTGATGTTCGGTATCGAAAGGCATTGCGGGCCATTGTGCGCGCACGCTTAAAATGGTGTGCAGTGATGCCGCTGTGGGTCTTTCTCTGTCGGTGGTTTGTTTCGAACCCCTTGTATTGTGGCCTCTGGATGAAAGTACCTCATGTTGTGACTTGACAATGTCCAATCGAGATGCTTTAACCATTATggcttttaaaatgtttgtggcAGGTTTATTTGCATCTATATCTTCTGTAGTAAATCATTCATACTCTTTAGCTGTTTAAATGCCTCATTCAATACGATTTTGGATATTTTCATCTAACAAAACAGCTCTGTTCGCACAAATGTAGCGTGAGTAAGCGAGTCGAACTAATGTATTATTCACATAAGGGAATCGCATCTGTGACTTTTAGACACGCTTTGATAAATGACGAGCAAACAAGTAAAGCTGTATTTGTGTTTCCAGTTTTTGGaaagatacattttttttaccaataattttCGTAAACTTCCTTATAATCTTTAGTATGTTCTTGATTGTGATTTGGaaatttttgtgtttaaaataggggactaaaattactattttctgttttattaaagTGGCTCCACAAAGTGACTACAtaacgcctgatggtaagtaaaacgcagttacaaaaaatttaaacgtTTCGATCTAAAATTTAATAGATTCAAATTTTTCACAATGGGTTATTGCATTAGACTTTTTAAATTGTCGAAAAAAGGTTACCAAAGAATTACGGATTCCAACGCTCGAAATGCGTAGTCTCGAGATATCtcctatttttaatttgtgCCGTGACCGATTGAGCTAAACAAACTGAACCCTGTAATAgcattaatgttatttttatttcccgtttcaatgttcaaagtgatataataaaatgagagaacattataaacacaataaacagtttttatcaACGATCAAAATACGTATTGAGCGTCTTAATTATTCGAAAGCAGCAATAAAACTTTGTTAAAATCACGTTCCGTGGcgaatttctaaaaaaaatgcgGTTGTTTGTAAAAAGCGTGTCAGTTTTTATTAACGACGTTCAATCTCTTAATTATTAGGTATCTATTAACCCAAAAACCAGTCGATCGATTTCTATTGTGCTTTCTCTGAGAACCGCGTGatgatttggaaaattatttcaatcTACTTGTTTCGCTTGGATGTAATTAACGTGTTGTACAATATGTTCGACAGAGTTGTGATATGCTATCGCGATACGTAATGGATCGGTTatctttattcttttgttttctttttcttaatCTTTTTCTTgttcaattgttttgtttattaatacaaagaaatatttagaCACGGTTTCCTTTTTAGTtaactatttatgtatattcttcATTTAATTTGCCAATCAAAATGTTGTtcatttaattcaatatatcGTTGAGGTTACGATGAACTTCATTTCACAATTTTGAAtcccaatatttattttccattttagATTTCATATCATATTCATTGTATTTCTTGGTCAGTGCGTTGATTGGTCACgttcattttcataattaaagtCGCGAGAATCagttattagtatatttataccCACCACTCAGTCACTCACATCTAAATTCACCCATTTCAGGTCTACCGACGGACACGTCGATGATCGGCCAGCCGATCCTGGTGTGCACCGCGCACATACACTGGGACCCTGAGTTCTGCGACGTGAAGCTGATCCAGACGATGATGCTTAGCAATGAACTGAGGAACATTCTGGACGATTCCGGACGCACGCTGCGCCAGGCCGGCCAGAGGGACAATGTCCAGCTACTCCTTTGCGGGGACTTCAACTCGCTGCCTGATAgcggtaaataataaaatgcgaGACTGATTAACGGCAAGGGTTCCGTACTCCCAACGATTTAAAACACACACTTCAGgctttttattcccgaaggggtaaaGAGAGGTGAAATtaaagcacccacttttcaccacaTGTGTACCGTCCTATgaagtgatagggggcgagcctatcggcaCAAGGGGCCAAATTccgtatatgtattattatatttccggATATTCGATATACatagaacttattaaaattttagagtGTTACCTACAGTTCAAAAGGTTATACGCGCTACACGAGATAGATCTCTGAAATATTGATCCTCTCAAGTAAgttttaggaaaaaaaaattatgtttaaccAACAAGATAGAATTAGGATATGATATACGAAATGCTATAATCTACTTATATTAAGGGGACGTAAAAACCTTTCTGTTATTTCTTTTCCATCATGTATTCCTTTTTACTGATCTACCCACATTTCTATACAACATATTcttttctatactaatatacatttGTGTGATTGCAGGCGTGGTAGAGTTCCTGTCGTCGGGGCGGGTGTCGTCGGAGCACCGCGACTTCAAGGAGCTCGGGTACGCGACGTCGCTGCGGCGCATGCCCAGCTCCGAGCACGAGTTCACTCACAACTTCAAACTCGCCTCCGCCTACAGCGAGGACATCATGCCCTACACCAACTACACGTCAGTATTACATCGTCTAGAGCATTGATTCCCAatgtggtccaggtggacccccaAGGGTCTCACAGTTCGTAAGCTGAGGGTCCGCAAAAAATTTTTTGGTCATATTAGTATATGTTTATTTGTCTGTTAAAAACCACTTGACTAGCGTTACTGAATCTAATCCCAGTCTTAAAATCCTAAAGAGAGCTTATCGAGCCCCTTGTTAGATAATTTCTAATCCGTTTATAGTGAACGCCACATACACGCTGGAAAATCCATAATGTTTATCCATTGCAAGTCGCGTTTTACGGTCACCCAGTGTATATTCAATTAGTGCACTCACTGTCTACGATTACCAATTgcctataaataataagaaatcgGGGATTTCCGAACGGCCACGGGCCACCTGTTGAACTCGTGCGTCCTGCAtttatccggctcgaaggatcatttaaataatcaattttactgGGAAGCATTTATGGTCAGCGGTGACCTTACCTGCAAGCTCTACGCATCATtccgtgaaaaaaatataatgtacgtgTTTCTTGTAAGATGAAGATTCAAGATCCATGTAGAGGTATAAGACCTctgtgtaatttaatttttctatcaATTAAAATGCATGATCTCGATTGCAGGTTCGACTTCAAGGGCATCATAGACTATATATTCTACAGCAAGCAGTCGATGACGCCCCTGGGGCTGCTCGGGCCGCTGTCGCAGGACTGGTTCCGGGAGCACAAAGTCGTTGGTTGTCCCCATCCTCATATACCGTCGggtaagaatattttatagcttCTTAATATATAGAAATTCAAATTTAGTTGATATTTGTCAGATAAGAGTAGAAAAGGTTTTCTCCATCAGCCATGAGTGTAAATTTGTATATCTCAGAATTGATTCTAgagtttatattttagaaatatagaCAGTACGCAAAAGATTTTCAAGcattttattgtgtaattaacATTCGACAGAAGTACAAGTAGTCCCGTTGTGTTGTGCAGATCACTTCCCGCTGCTGGTGGAGCTGGAGATGTGTCCGAGCACGAGCGGCAACTCGAACGGACTGATCGGGCGCAGGTAGCACGCGCGCCGGCCGCGCGCCCCCCGCGCTCCCCGCGCCCcgcgcgccccccgcgccctccgcgccgcgcgcgcgccccGCGCCCGCCCCGCCCCGCACGCGCCGCACCCGCCATAGCCCCAGCCGACCGCCACTTTACTCGCCTCCTGCCATCTCTGACGCCCTGGTGTCGCGACGGCGACTCCGCTAGTACAATCAACTAGAAAATTGTTATGGACTTAAGGATTATGTTCCGACGCTACTGCGGAACGGTGACGTCGCCACGCAACCGACTACAGTAAtagagtaataaattttattagtatacataGTGAGACGTGATGAGTGACGTATGGGAGTAGACCCCGGAGTAGCACGCGAGCAGTCCGCGGCGGGAGTACCGTCCGCACGTAGCGTCGGACGGACGCGACGTGTTCGCCTCACCCCTCGTGcgtacaaattttataaaataacacaccaaacaatatttccacgctttaattactaaatatacagagatatgtacttacatatataactttgtttttatagtatatGATATGTGAAATGTTGTTAGAATGTTGTAATGTAGTGTCGACGCGCATCTTCCGTCTCCTTCATCGACGAGGTGTTAGTTGagataatgtattttgtttcgttttagACGCAATAGTATGCCCGAGAACCGTTCTCTTTTCACTGGACGATAAGGTACCGCGGTACGTAGTGTTGTCATGCGATATGACATATTGGTAGTGTGTTTTAATAGTTCGTTTATATTGGGACTAAAGCTGACGGGACTCGCATGGAATTcgctttttataaaaatctatgtcTTAGAAAAATGTCCTAAAATAATGGCAATTTGTATTGTTCATGTCGGATTCCATTTGGTCCCTCAGATTTGGTCCCAGTACGtggtgtatgtatgtaaaatgttaattaaatgataTAAGCCGAAAATCTCATagagtatttttaatttgtaacacaTTCCTCGTTAAATTATAGAACAAAACTTCCTTTATATCTTTTTAGTAGAATTTTAGTACCTTTCTAATTGGGCGCATGCAATATTTTGAAACTATATTTTTCGTCACCAATTGTCAAATTGGTTTTTAGTGAATTAAAAAATTAGatagtaaaattgttaaaaagttttcggcctatatttaattaactaaaattattttaaattgctctgacgtctcaaatatttttttgctcaatACATAGTAATATCCTTCCTTTTAAAGATTACCTTTTTGAACcacatattattacatagtcttgttacattaatttaatacaatcgGTAACGCTAATCTAGACACGAATCTAAGGAAGAGTTACGTGAGTCATGACCCCCCAagaacatttgtttttaaatataatttatttagcacaagtcaattataaaataattattgatagttTAGAAAAGTCTTTTGACTTATTTGCTGATCTTCCAATAAATTGAATCCTTGACTGAAGAATAAATGTTTTACTACGCTACAACTCGACGTTTTTGCTGACCCTTCTAAGTCATgtcctatataatataattaaagataaagcccttattaaatgcaaatataacCTTTGATATCCTAGATTTTTCCCATTCAATAACCCAATGGTCTGCTATATTGTTTCATACTCTCTTAAATAAGTTCATTCCAGGTTTTAACGTATTTTATACCGATTTACcatcaaaaaatatcaaaatataacggTTCAAAAAGGGTAATTCCGATAACTGCTTAGAAATCATTCTTAGTGTGGTTATTTCAGTTTTAGTTGTCTCGTAATTTGTAGTGCTTCGATTTGCTTGCATTCAATGTAGTTATTCCAGTGAATAGATAACGTCATGTCCTTTAGTGCGTTCTTTACGTGAATTCTCTGGTAAATTATTCGTTTTTTCTTACCTTAACTACGTAGTGTGCTGTAAATAATCACTTTAAAATCAACACATTAAAAATCAAATCTAACCGTTACTGCTTTTTTGTAGCAATTCTCAAACTTTTTTCGACATTCTTGTGTTTCATTTGACTTGTTGACAAAGATATGAAGATGTATCTGATTACGGCCCTGTACAATAGAGTAGGTAAGAATAAAACGAATTTTGCGCGCGTTTTTAGCCTCAGATCTTCGATGTAGCGTAGCGTTTTCTCTGtgcaatcattttttttttatttccacatatattttattttgaatctggCTAATTTGTATTAGACGTTAATATTGACTATTGTTTGTGTAGATGTATTGAATCAAGACATACGCTTATAgggtcaataaaaaattatgtgaatcggtaaagataaaaaatattttttcattactgTTACGACGACAAACTTAGTATTTCGAATGTAAAGTATACAGTTGAGGAATGGTACaaatataatgtgaatttataaataaataccttctTAGATTAGATTTATTCGTTTGTGTTTCTTTTATAGACAATTTAGATTTTTGAAAAATGTGATgattaaatgaaattgttttcgTAATGTCTACGTGCTCGGTCGATGAGTGTGTCAAACGTCCAATTACCAATTAGTGGTGAATAAATTCCTCCACTGTATATAGACtagatgatattttataatcagaAATTATTGCAATGTATGTGTGTAGGTGAATGTGAGTCTGGCGGGTGACCGCGTCCCCTGCCCGCGGGGGTCAGTGAGACGCACCGGTAGGTGGCGCTTCATACCGCCCGCTGTGCCGCGTCCTCGACGTACAACATGCGTGCTTGTTGTATATCGCACTATAAACTTGCGCAATGGAAAGCGATGTTGAAAAGTATCGATTTATCGATGTTATTCAACAATTGCATTTTCGATTTATAAATGTTGAtgtcgatatttttaattgaacatCTTGttagttattgtatttatacgTATATCAAATGTAACATATATATGATGGATTAGTACCGCTGACGTCTTAATTTACCTTCCAAGTGATTTAATTTCTGCTTCACAAATATCGATAGTCGATACATTTATACGTCGATATAATTTCAACATAGATATCCGAAATTGCGCAAATACTTGCACCATCTTGGTGTACATGAGATTTGTCATCTTATACCAACTTGTACAAGTATGCTTGTGTACTTGTGCAGATGAGTGCGTGTACTGCACAGCGGGACTCTTGTACAAAGCGCTATCTAGTTGGCACTGAAGCGGCTCGGTTTGTGACATAGCTATAtctaatatctttataaaataacgtaataattctttttatttttgatacttaCGTAAACCTTTTTGTCAAATTTTATATAGTGACCATTGTTGAATCTAACACTGCCTACGATGTGACGTCGCGTgtgtgcaataaaattattattaaataagtgaTAACGAGCGTGATATAAGAATAGAGTTGCATTAATTAGAAAACAACGTCGCTTTGTGTCGACGGAATCTTTGTGAGGTGTTTAGACGCGTGTTATGTACCAGCTGTCGCGCATTGTGTAGAAGAGTTGTGGTCATcattgtttgtatgtttattattatttttaatctgtatcGTAATGCGTCTGAAACGCAATGAAGGCTGAGTAAGATTAGTGAGTGGAAACAAAAGTTCGTCGTTTTGTCGACGCTCCATCGACCGACTAGAGCAGCCATTTTGTCTTCACTTACCGCGTAGGGTGTTGGTTTTTGTTGTAACCGTGTTTCAGTCGCGCGACATAATCTAGGCAAATTTGAAAGGTCAATTCCCGCTCGTGTGAACAGCGGCTCCAGTGTGTCGGGTCCTCGTGCATGCTGCGTCACTGACGGCGAGTGGCGTGCGAGTGGCGGTGCgccggcgcggcgggcggcgcggtgtTAGGTTAATGCGACATCATGTGTCCCAACAAACTTCTCAGCGAGACAATACAACCCCCATCCCCTCCTCTCCTCTCTCCCCTTATGCTCTCGAActtgtcgtttttttttatataaaatctgtgTTCGTAAGTGGAGAATTGTTTAACTTAGTGTTAAGTCTTCGAggtgttttacttttttacaaaTGGTCTCCCCTCTGCGGCCTATCGTCGCCGGACATCCCCGTTTAGTGTTAAGTAGGTTTATTTCGTGACGGTCGGGACCCCCTCTCCCACTCGTTCTCATTTTTGATACTATCGCGTTTCACAAATTTATCATTAGTACTAAGGGTTTTcgatttgtgtaaaaaaaaaacaattcagtaTTGACATTATCACGAGTAGCGGGGCcgatcaaaaattaaataatgttagttgcatttttttttgtttagttttagtaagtttttttaattcatgttCCGGAGGTGTCCGACGGTGACTCCGTTCCCCTTTAGTAATAGCGGGTAGCATACTGGCGTAGTACAAATGTATGTGTGAGTGTTGATGTATTACCACGTGGCCGCGGTTATTGCGTCGCGCTGTCTCCGTTGCCTCTCCAACTACATTATCTTTCGGCGGCGT
This genomic stretch from Manduca sexta isolate Smith_Timp_Sample1 chromosome 21, JHU_Msex_v1.0, whole genome shotgun sequence harbors:
- the LOC115440140 gene encoding CCR4-NOT transcription complex subunit 6 isoform X1, with the translated sequence MSRNKDKQEGAAGRTYHIMSEAERASGRRGGWTTLEVTGGVRALAPQLFQLTHLTALYLNDNSLQRIPPDISLLANLHTLDVSNNKLRSLPAELGDLIQLRELHLHNNYLRALPYELGRLFHLQLLGLHGNPLNKEMLSLYNDSNGTAKLLTYMLDNLQVSATQPPQRPWIPLTRPNRSRPTCIFTVMCYNVLCDKYATRQMYGYCPSWALEWDYRKKGILDEIRHYSADIISLQEVETDQFYNFFLPELKQDGYDGIFSPKSRAKTMSESERKYVDGCAIFFRSAKFALVKEHLIEFNQLAMANSEGSDNMLNRVMPKDNIGLAALLKTKEAAWENVAPQSDYITPDGLPTDTSMIGQPILVCTAHIHWDPEFCDVKLIQTMMLSNELRNILDDSGRTLRQAGQRDNVQLLLCGDFNSLPDSGVVEFLSSGRVSSEHRDFKELGYATSLRRMPSSEHEFTHNFKLASAYSEDIMPYTNYTFDFKGIIDYIFYSKQSMTPLGLLGPLSQDWFREHKVVGCPHPHIPSDHFPLLVELEMCPSTSGNSNGLIGRR
- the LOC115440140 gene encoding CCR4-NOT transcription complex subunit 6 isoform X2, which gives rise to MSRNKDKQEGAAGRTYHIMSEAERASGRRGGWTTLEVTGGVRALAPQLFQLTHLTALYLNDNSLQRIPPDISLLANLHTLDVSNNKLRSLPAELGDLIQLRELHLHNNYLRALPYELGRLFHLQLLGLHGNPLNKEMLSLYNDSNGTAKLLTYMLDNLQVSATQPPQRPWIPLTRPNRSRPTCIFTVMCYNVLCDKYATRQMYGYCPSWALEWDYRKKGILDEIRHYSADIISLQEVETDQFYNFFLPELKQDGYDGIFSPKSRAKTMSESERKYVDGCAIFFRSAKFALVKEHLIEFNQLAMANSEGSDNMLNRVMPKDNIGLAALLKTKEAAWENGLPTDTSMIGQPILVCTAHIHWDPEFCDVKLIQTMMLSNELRNILDDSGRTLRQAGQRDNVQLLLCGDFNSLPDSGVVEFLSSGRVSSEHRDFKELGYATSLRRMPSSEHEFTHNFKLASAYSEDIMPYTNYTFDFKGIIDYIFYSKQSMTPLGLLGPLSQDWFREHKVVGCPHPHIPSDHFPLLVELEMCPSTSGNSNGLIGRR